In Amycolatopsis endophytica, the following are encoded in one genomic region:
- a CDS encoding NmrA family NAD(P)-binding protein gives MIVITTPTGNIGHQVLGHVLAAGRPVRVIARNPSGLPGDVRDRAEVIPGSHGDPEVLARALDGAEAVFWLAPGDRRATSIDDVYRGFTRPALEALSGVQRVVDVSALGRGTPYAGQAGHVTASLAMDDLIADTGVAFRALAAASFMDNVLRQARSIAEQGTFFDVLSPDRALPWVATRDIAAVAARLLLDGTWTGRGEVPLLGPEHLSYAGIADIVSEVLDKPVRYEQIPAETLYDAMTGSGASEAQGRAMVEMATAKEKGLDDGVARTPRHATDTPTTFRQWCEDVLAPAVRQA, from the coding sequence ATGATCGTCATCACCACCCCGACCGGAAACATCGGACACCAGGTCCTCGGCCACGTACTCGCCGCGGGCAGACCGGTTCGCGTGATCGCGCGGAACCCGTCCGGACTGCCCGGCGACGTTCGCGACCGCGCCGAGGTCATCCCCGGATCGCACGGCGACCCGGAAGTCCTCGCCCGCGCCTTGGACGGCGCCGAAGCCGTGTTCTGGCTCGCGCCGGGCGACCGCCGTGCCACGAGCATCGACGACGTCTACCGCGGCTTCACCCGTCCCGCCCTCGAAGCTCTGAGCGGCGTGCAGCGCGTCGTCGACGTCAGCGCGCTGGGCCGCGGCACCCCGTATGCCGGTCAGGCGGGCCACGTCACGGCCTCACTGGCCATGGACGACCTCATCGCGGACACCGGAGTCGCCTTCCGCGCGCTGGCCGCGGCGTCGTTCATGGACAACGTCCTCCGGCAGGCCCGGTCGATCGCGGAACAGGGCACGTTCTTCGACGTCCTCTCCCCCGACCGGGCGCTGCCGTGGGTGGCCACCCGCGACATCGCGGCGGTCGCGGCACGCCTGCTGCTCGACGGCACCTGGACCGGCCGCGGCGAGGTCCCGCTGCTCGGCCCGGAACACCTGTCCTACGCCGGGATCGCCGACATCGTGTCGGAGGTGCTGGACAAGCCCGTGCGGTACGAGCAGATCCCGGCCGAGACGCTGTACGACGCGATGACCGGCTCCGGCGCATCCGAAGCGCAGGGACGGGCGATGGTCGAGATGGCCACCGCGAAGGAGAAGGGTCTCGACGACGGGGTCGCCCGTACCCCGCGCCACGCGACCGACACACCCACCACGTTCCGCCAGTGGTGCGAGGACGTCCTGGCGCCGGCGGTCCGGCAGGCCTGA
- a CDS encoding ABC transporter ATP-binding protein, whose product MPGAPGAPGQKPKSFADGARRLLGRLRPERVTLVSVVALGVVSVAFSVVGPKILGHATDIIFGGFISSRLPAGVTTEQAVAAARAGGNDNLADMLLRMNIVPGSGIDFDALGTVLMWVLALYVAASLFAWLQGYLLNGATQRVVFRLREDVEAKLHRLPLRYFDGQPRGELLSRVTNDIDNISLTLQQALSQLLTALLTLIGVLVMMFVVSPLLAVIALLVVPVSIVLTSVIGKRSQKLFVAQWKHTGSLNAHIEEAFSGHELVKVFGRRREVEEEFGRRNENLYKAGMGAQFISGIIMPAMMFLSNLSYVVLAVVGGLRVATGTMTLGDVQAFLQYSRQFTQPLTQAASLANLLQSGVASAERVFELLDAAEQKPDTTSPKLPEQRRGRVEFEHVEFSYDPSKPLIEDLSLVAEPGHTVAIVGPTGAGKTTLVNLIMRFYELNAGRITLDGVDITDLTRDELRGQTGMVLQDTWLFNGTIRENIAYGNPGASAEQVEAAARATFVDRFVRSLPDGYETVIDDEGTNLSAGEKQLVTIARAFLADPSLLILDEATSSVDTRTEALLQQAMAALRTDRTSFVIAHRLSTIRDADLILVMESGRIVEQGTHDELIAAEGAYHRLYSAQFRSPVEAAT is encoded by the coding sequence ATGCCGGGAGCGCCCGGCGCGCCGGGGCAGAAGCCGAAGAGTTTCGCCGACGGTGCGCGCCGTCTGCTGGGCCGGCTGCGGCCCGAGCGCGTCACGCTCGTGTCCGTCGTCGCGCTCGGTGTCGTCAGCGTCGCGTTCTCCGTGGTGGGCCCCAAGATCCTCGGTCACGCGACGGACATCATCTTCGGTGGTTTCATCTCCAGCCGCCTGCCCGCGGGTGTCACCACGGAGCAGGCCGTCGCGGCGGCGCGGGCCGGGGGGAACGACAACCTCGCCGACATGCTCCTGCGGATGAACATCGTGCCCGGTTCGGGCATCGACTTCGATGCGCTCGGCACGGTACTCATGTGGGTGCTCGCGCTGTACGTGGCCGCGTCGCTGTTCGCGTGGCTGCAGGGGTACCTCCTCAACGGCGCGACGCAGCGCGTGGTGTTCCGGCTCCGCGAGGACGTCGAGGCGAAGCTGCACCGGTTGCCGTTGCGGTACTTCGACGGGCAGCCGCGCGGTGAGCTGCTGTCGCGCGTCACCAACGACATCGACAACATCTCCCTGACGCTGCAGCAGGCGCTGAGCCAGCTGCTCACGGCGCTGCTCACGCTGATCGGCGTGCTGGTGATGATGTTCGTGGTGTCGCCGCTGCTGGCGGTCATCGCGCTGCTCGTGGTGCCGGTGTCGATCGTGCTGACCAGTGTGATCGGGAAGCGTTCGCAGAAGCTGTTCGTGGCGCAGTGGAAGCACACCGGATCGCTCAACGCGCACATCGAGGAGGCGTTTTCCGGGCACGAGCTGGTGAAGGTGTTCGGGCGGCGCCGCGAGGTCGAGGAGGAGTTCGGGCGCCGCAACGAAAACCTCTACAAGGCCGGAATGGGCGCGCAGTTCATCTCCGGGATCATCATGCCCGCGATGATGTTCCTGTCGAACCTCAGCTACGTCGTGCTCGCCGTCGTCGGTGGCCTGCGGGTGGCGACGGGGACCATGACGCTGGGCGACGTGCAGGCGTTCCTGCAGTATTCGCGGCAGTTCACGCAGCCGCTGACGCAGGCCGCGTCCCTGGCGAACCTGCTGCAGTCCGGTGTCGCGTCGGCCGAGCGGGTGTTCGAACTGCTCGACGCCGCGGAGCAGAAGCCGGACACCACGTCGCCGAAGCTGCCCGAGCAGCGCCGCGGCCGGGTCGAGTTCGAGCACGTCGAGTTCTCCTACGATCCGTCCAAACCGCTGATCGAGGACCTGTCGCTGGTGGCCGAACCGGGGCACACCGTGGCGATCGTGGGCCCGACCGGTGCGGGCAAGACCACGCTGGTGAACCTGATCATGCGGTTCTACGAACTGAACGCGGGGCGCATCACGCTCGACGGCGTGGACATCACCGACCTGACGCGCGACGAGCTGCGTGGCCAGACCGGCATGGTGCTGCAGGACACGTGGCTGTTCAACGGCACGATCCGGGAGAACATCGCCTACGGCAACCCGGGCGCGTCGGCCGAACAGGTCGAGGCCGCCGCGCGGGCCACGTTCGTCGACCGGTTCGTGCGCAGCCTGCCCGACGGCTACGAAACGGTGATCGACGACGAGGGCACCAACCTCAGCGCGGGGGAGAAGCAGCTGGTGACGATCGCGCGGGCGTTCCTCGCCGACCCGTCGCTGCTGATCCTCGACGAGGCGACCAGCTCGGTGGACACCCGCACCGAAGCGCTGCTGCAGCAGGCGATGGCTGCGCTGCGGACCGACCGGACGAGTTTCGTGATCGCGCACCGCCTGTCCACGATCCGCGACGCCGATCTCATCCTGGTGATGGAATCGGGGCGGATCGTGGAGCAGGGCACGCACGACGAGCTGATCGCCGCGGAGGGCGCGTACCACCGGCTGTACTCGGCGCAGTTTCGCAGCCCGGTCGAAGCCGCGACCTGA
- a CDS encoding TetR/AcrR family transcriptional regulator: MSRRHGEELESAILQAAWDELVEVGYAKLTMESVAVRAGTSKPVIYRRWPGRAELVLAAWRRRVPREGDLPDTGNLRADLLTLLERTLHRFDDTPRDVLAGLMTETFRDPEVFALLLKQIAAATHRPSIETIVGRAVERGEIRPVELTARAARLPLDLIRVEAAFYHREITEKTITEIVDDVFLPLLRGLAR, encoded by the coding sequence GTGTCCAGGCGCCACGGCGAGGAGCTGGAGTCAGCCATCCTGCAGGCGGCCTGGGACGAGCTGGTCGAGGTCGGCTACGCCAAGCTGACCATGGAATCGGTGGCCGTGCGGGCGGGCACCAGCAAGCCGGTCATCTACCGCCGCTGGCCCGGCCGCGCCGAGCTCGTCCTCGCCGCGTGGCGCAGGCGGGTGCCCAGGGAGGGCGACCTGCCCGACACCGGCAACCTCCGCGCCGACCTGCTCACCCTGCTGGAGCGGACTCTCCACCGCTTCGACGACACCCCGCGGGACGTCCTCGCCGGCCTGATGACGGAAACCTTCCGCGATCCCGAGGTGTTCGCCCTGTTGCTCAAGCAGATCGCCGCCGCGACACACCGTCCGAGCATCGAGACGATCGTCGGCCGCGCCGTGGAGCGCGGCGAAATCCGCCCGGTGGAACTCACCGCGCGCGCCGCCCGGCTCCCCCTCGACCTCATTCGCGTGGAAGCCGCGTTCTACCACCGGGAAATCACTGAGAAAACGATTACCGAAATCGTCGACGACGTATTCCTGCCCCTCTTGCGCGGACTGGCACGATAA
- a CDS encoding CheR family methyltransferase: MDEQIESATDEGFEAILEYLKETRGFDFTGYKRSSLMRRVNRRMHTVGCASFVDYLDFLQVNGDEFGALFNTILINVTNFFRDADAWDFLQSEIIPMVLAERGPDDPVRVWSAGCASGEEAYSLAIALAEAMGIEQFRHRVKIYATDVDEEALAQARQAVYSSRDIEGLPADYVSRYFEHQAGRYSFHKELRRSVIFGRNDLVQDAPISRIDLLVCRNTLMYFNADAQTSILRKLHFALVPRGVLFMGKAEMLLSHSRIFDPVNLRFRIFRKLGANPVAVNSPFNHSLPADRQTVLDRLDELRSLTFAANPVAQIVVTSDDAVALINEQAGQMFNLSERDVGRLLRDLEISYRPVELRSYIDQVRGDRRAVRAKGVEWQRGPGDLLALELHFSPLIVQSGDLVGVSVVFHDVTTTHRLVAELANANRARENAYEELQSTTEELETTNEELQSTIEELETTNEELQSTNEELETTNEELQSTNDELQTINNTLRDRTTELDDLNEFLESILTSLQAGVVVVDQQMRVVAWNAGAEDLWGLRRNEVEGEHLLNLDIGLPVADLRPMVRPALADPAYFERITMDAVNRRGRAVVLRVACGALRNRRGDSTGAILVMEAQDGVVDLIP; encoded by the coding sequence GTGGACGAGCAGATCGAGTCGGCGACGGACGAGGGCTTCGAGGCCATTCTCGAGTACCTCAAGGAGACGCGCGGCTTCGACTTCACCGGGTACAAGCGCAGCAGCCTCATGCGGCGCGTCAACCGGCGGATGCACACCGTCGGCTGCGCCAGTTTCGTCGACTACCTCGACTTCCTGCAGGTCAACGGCGACGAGTTCGGCGCGTTGTTCAACACGATCCTGATCAACGTCACGAACTTCTTCCGTGACGCGGACGCGTGGGACTTTCTGCAGTCCGAGATCATCCCCATGGTGCTGGCCGAGCGCGGGCCGGACGACCCGGTGCGGGTCTGGAGCGCCGGGTGCGCCTCGGGAGAGGAGGCGTACAGCCTCGCCATCGCGCTGGCCGAAGCGATGGGGATCGAGCAGTTCCGGCATCGGGTGAAGATCTACGCCACGGATGTCGACGAGGAGGCGCTCGCCCAGGCCCGGCAGGCCGTCTACTCGTCACGGGACATCGAGGGGCTGCCCGCGGACTACGTGTCCCGGTACTTCGAGCACCAGGCCGGGCGGTACTCCTTCCACAAGGAGCTGCGCCGCTCGGTGATCTTCGGGCGCAACGACCTGGTGCAGGACGCGCCCATCTCGCGCATCGACCTGCTGGTCTGCCGCAACACGCTGATGTACTTCAACGCGGACGCCCAGACCAGTATTCTGCGCAAACTGCACTTCGCGCTCGTGCCGCGCGGCGTGCTGTTCATGGGCAAGGCCGAGATGCTGCTGTCACACAGCCGCATCTTCGATCCGGTCAACCTGCGCTTCCGGATCTTCCGGAAGCTCGGCGCGAATCCGGTGGCCGTGAACTCGCCGTTCAACCACAGCCTGCCCGCCGACCGGCAAACGGTGCTCGACCGGCTCGACGAGCTGCGGTCGCTGACCTTCGCGGCCAATCCGGTCGCGCAGATCGTGGTCACCTCCGACGACGCGGTCGCGCTGATCAACGAGCAGGCCGGGCAGATGTTCAACCTGAGCGAACGCGATGTCGGACGGCTGTTGCGGGACCTGGAGATCTCCTACCGGCCGGTCGAGTTGCGCAGCTACATCGACCAGGTGCGCGGCGATCGGCGGGCGGTGCGCGCGAAGGGGGTCGAGTGGCAGCGCGGGCCGGGGGACCTGCTGGCGCTCGAGCTGCACTTCAGCCCGCTGATCGTGCAGTCCGGAGATCTGGTCGGCGTGTCCGTGGTCTTCCACGACGTGACCACGACGCACCGGCTGGTGGCCGAGCTGGCGAACGCGAACCGGGCACGGGAAAACGCTTACGAGGAGCTGCAATCCACCACCGAGGAGCTGGAGACCACCAACGAGGAGCTCCAGTCGACCATCGAGGAGCTGGAGACGACCAACGAGGAGCTCCAGTCGACCAACGAGGAGCTGGAGACCACCAACGAGGAACTCCAGTCGACCAACGACGAGCTGCAGACCATCAACAACACCCTGCGTGACCGCACGACCGAACTCGACGACCTCAACGAGTTCCTGGAGTCGATCCTCACCTCGCTGCAGGCCGGGGTGGTGGTCGTGGACCAGCAGATGCGGGTGGTGGCGTGGAACGCGGGCGCCGAGGACCTGTGGGGGCTGCGCCGGAACGAGGTCGAGGGCGAACACCTGCTCAACCTCGACATCGGCCTGCCGGTGGCCGATCTGCGCCCGATGGTGCGGCCGGCGCTGGCCGATCCCGCCTACTTCGAACGCATCACCATGGACGCGGTGAACCGGCGGGGCCGGGCGGTCGTGCTGCGCGTCGCCTGCGGTGCCCTGCGCAACCGCCGTGGCGATTCGACGGGCGCGATCCTCGTGATGGAAGCCCAGGACGGTGTCGTCGACCTCATACCGTGA
- a CDS encoding STAS domain-containing protein, which yields MSTADQIVVEQHDLAGCTVVDLDGRLDARTYGILRDSLIKLAIEQPRALLVRADRLEVTSTSALTVFSAVWMRINQWPAVPMVLVTGDEQQRRLIDFSGVRRYVPTYSSLVDALDAIEEPPQRRRHTADFPPIPASSHAARAFVRETCRDWNVVARLEDALGVASELIENAVTHAGTELELRVELRLGYLTIAVRDQNSKQAVLRQSAQGRLSGYGLQVVAALSLAWGCSPTLGGGKVVWAVLSLVPHRLATFTV from the coding sequence ATGAGCACCGCTGATCAGATCGTCGTCGAGCAACACGACCTGGCCGGCTGCACCGTCGTCGATCTTGACGGCAGACTCGACGCACGGACCTACGGCATACTGCGCGACAGCCTGATCAAACTGGCGATCGAACAACCGAGAGCACTGCTCGTCCGGGCCGACCGGCTGGAGGTGACCAGCACCTCCGCCCTGACCGTGTTCTCCGCGGTCTGGATGCGCATCAACCAGTGGCCCGCCGTGCCGATGGTGCTGGTCACCGGGGACGAGCAGCAGCGTCGCCTGATCGACTTCAGCGGTGTGCGGCGGTACGTGCCGACCTACTCGTCACTGGTGGACGCGCTGGACGCGATCGAAGAGCCACCGCAGCGCCGCCGCCACACGGCCGACTTTCCGCCGATCCCGGCCAGCTCCCACGCCGCCCGTGCGTTCGTGCGGGAAACCTGCCGCGACTGGAACGTGGTGGCCCGGCTGGAGGACGCGCTGGGAGTCGCTTCCGAGCTCATCGAGAACGCCGTCACCCACGCCGGAACCGAGCTGGAGCTGCGTGTGGAGCTGCGCTTGGGCTACCTCACGATCGCCGTGCGGGACCAGAACTCGAAGCAGGCCGTGTTGCGGCAGAGCGCGCAGGGCCGGTTGTCGGGCTACGGCCTGCAGGTGGTCGCCGCGCTGTCCCTGGCCTGGGGGTGTTCACCCACCCTCGGCGGCGGCAAGGTGGTCTGGGCCGTCCTCAGCCTGGTTCCGCACCGGCTCGCCACGTTCACGGTATGA
- a CDS encoding ABC transporter ATP-binding protein: MLNRILRTFLRPYWRALAAVLVLQLVGTIASLYLPSLNADIIDHGVATGDTGYIFSTGGWMLAVTLLQIACSIAAVYFGARSAAGFGRDVRGAIFHRVGGFSAREVAQFGAPSLITRTTNDVQQVQMIVVLGSTMLIVAPIMCVGGIVLALRQDVGLSWLLLVAVPVLLAVIGLIVSRMVPQFRRMQVLIDRVNRVLREQLSGIRVVRAFVRERDEVRRFAAANGELTGTALRVGRLQALIFPSVMLVLNASSVAVLWFGAHRVETGEMQIGALTAFLSYLVQILMSVTMATFIATMIPRASVCAERIAEVLDTDSSVVPPRQPVRQLREHGAVELRGVEFRFPGAADPVLRDITFRAEAGKTTAIIGSTGAGKTTLLSLIPRLMDATAGQVLVDGVDVRDLDPDVLWNRIGLVPQRPYLFTGTVASNLRYGNPDAGDDELWEALEIAQAREFVAEMPGGLAAPIAQGGTNVSGGQRQRIAIARALVRKPEVYLFDDSFSALDLATDARLRAALAPHTAEAAMIVVAQRVSTIVHADQIVVLENGEIVGLGTHRELLRDCPTYLEIVESQMTAEEAA; encoded by the coding sequence GTGCTCAACCGGATCTTACGGACATTCCTGCGTCCGTACTGGCGAGCGCTCGCGGCTGTCCTGGTGCTGCAGCTCGTGGGCACCATCGCCTCGCTCTACCTGCCGAGCCTCAACGCCGACATCATCGACCACGGTGTGGCCACCGGCGACACCGGTTACATCTTCTCGACCGGCGGCTGGATGCTGGCCGTCACGCTGCTGCAGATCGCCTGCTCGATCGCCGCGGTGTACTTCGGCGCGCGCAGCGCGGCCGGGTTCGGGCGCGACGTCCGCGGTGCGATCTTCCACCGCGTCGGGGGTTTTTCCGCGCGCGAGGTGGCGCAGTTCGGGGCGCCGTCGCTGATCACCCGCACCACCAACGACGTGCAGCAGGTGCAGATGATCGTGGTGCTGGGCAGCACGATGCTGATCGTCGCGCCGATCATGTGCGTCGGCGGCATCGTGCTCGCGCTGCGGCAGGACGTGGGGTTGTCCTGGCTGCTGCTGGTCGCGGTGCCGGTGCTGCTGGCGGTGATCGGGCTGATCGTGTCGCGGATGGTGCCGCAGTTCCGGCGCATGCAGGTACTGATCGACCGCGTCAACCGGGTGCTGCGCGAACAGCTGTCGGGTATCCGCGTGGTGCGGGCGTTCGTGCGTGAGCGCGACGAGGTGCGGCGGTTCGCCGCCGCCAACGGTGAGCTGACGGGCACCGCGCTGCGGGTCGGCAGGCTCCAGGCGCTGATCTTCCCGTCGGTGATGCTCGTGCTCAACGCGTCCAGCGTCGCCGTGCTGTGGTTCGGCGCGCACCGCGTGGAGACGGGGGAGATGCAGATCGGGGCGCTGACGGCGTTCCTGAGCTATTTGGTGCAGATCCTGATGTCGGTCACCATGGCGACGTTCATCGCGACGATGATTCCGCGCGCGTCGGTGTGTGCCGAGCGGATCGCGGAGGTGCTGGACACCGATTCGTCGGTGGTGCCGCCGCGGCAGCCGGTTCGTCAGCTGCGTGAACACGGCGCCGTGGAGCTGCGCGGCGTGGAGTTCCGGTTCCCCGGCGCGGCGGACCCGGTGCTGCGCGACATCACGTTCCGGGCCGAGGCGGGCAAGACCACCGCGATCATCGGCAGCACCGGCGCGGGCAAGACCACCCTGCTGTCGCTGATCCCGCGGCTCATGGACGCGACGGCGGGGCAGGTTCTGGTCGACGGGGTCGACGTCCGCGATCTGGACCCGGACGTGCTGTGGAACCGCATCGGGCTGGTGCCGCAGCGGCCGTACCTGTTCACCGGCACGGTCGCGAGCAACCTGCGCTACGGCAACCCGGACGCGGGAGACGACGAGCTGTGGGAGGCGCTGGAGATCGCGCAGGCGCGTGAGTTCGTGGCGGAGATGCCCGGTGGCCTGGCGGCGCCGATCGCGCAGGGCGGCACGAACGTCTCCGGCGGACAGCGTCAGCGGATCGCGATCGCCCGTGCGCTCGTGCGCAAACCGGAGGTCTACCTGTTCGACGACTCGTTCTCGGCGCTGGACCTGGCGACCGACGCGCGCCTGCGCGCCGCGCTGGCGCCGCACACCGCCGAGGCCGCGATGATCGTTGTCGCGCAACGGGTTTCGACCATCGTGCACGCCGACCAGATCGTCGTGCTGGAGAACGGGGAGATCGTCGGGCTCGGCACGCACCGCGAGCTGCTGCGCGATTGTCCCACCTACCTCGAAATCGTGGAGTCGCAGATGACGGCTGAGGAGGCCGCGTGA